Proteins encoded within one genomic window of Phototrophicus methaneseepsis:
- the ruvC gene encoding crossover junction endodeoxyribonuclease RuvC: protein MLSLGIDPGTAIVGYGFVYEHNDGSLEAVHYGVIRTPAKTPMPERLHTIYSELTQLIQQYQPQSAGVEELFFARNVTTAITVAQSRGCILLALQQAGIRIHEYKPNIVKQSISGYGGADKPQMQEMVRVLLNLEKIPRPDDAADALAIAITDIHTSRYNSGYDLA, encoded by the coding sequence ATGCTGTCATTAGGTATTGATCCTGGGACAGCCATCGTTGGTTATGGCTTTGTGTATGAACACAACGATGGCTCCCTAGAAGCCGTTCATTATGGTGTGATCAGGACACCGGCAAAAACACCGATGCCAGAGCGCCTTCACACGATATATTCCGAGCTTACACAGCTTATTCAACAGTACCAGCCACAATCAGCAGGCGTTGAAGAACTCTTCTTCGCCAGGAATGTCACAACAGCGATCACCGTCGCCCAAAGTCGGGGCTGTATCTTACTGGCATTACAACAGGCTGGCATCCGTATACACGAATACAAACCAAATATCGTCAAGCAATCAATCTCAGGCTATGGCGGCGCAGATAAACCCCAGATGCAAGAAATGGTGCGGGTCCTGCTCAATTTAGAGAAGATACCCCGCCCTGACGATGCTGCTGATGCGCTGGCTATTGCCATTACCGATATCCATACCAGCCGTTATAACAGTGGCTACGACCTGGCATAA
- a CDS encoding YebC/PmpR family DNA-binding transcriptional regulator — MSGHSKWSTIKRKKSAEDAKRGKIFTRIAKEVTLAAREGGGDESMNPKLALAVSKAKAANMPKDNIERAIKKGTGELEGGQLESFTYEGYGIDGVAFIVEVLTDNKNRALAEVKNAFNKNGGSLASNGAVSWQFEQKGYITITREGVDFDELFLVAAEAGAEDVVDEGDAILVFTPREAYGAVESTLRENGYKVEDGELRWFAQNETVLPVSKAMQNMRLLERLEDLDDVQSVSSNLEITEELALAYDE, encoded by the coding sequence ATGTCTGGACATAGTAAGTGGTCAACCATTAAGCGCAAGAAATCTGCGGAAGATGCAAAGCGCGGCAAGATCTTCACCCGTATCGCCAAAGAGGTTACCCTCGCGGCCCGCGAAGGTGGTGGCGATGAATCCATGAACCCGAAATTGGCCCTGGCTGTTAGCAAAGCAAAAGCCGCCAACATGCCCAAAGATAATATCGAACGGGCGATCAAAAAAGGCACTGGCGAGCTAGAAGGCGGTCAGCTTGAGTCATTCACATATGAAGGCTACGGCATTGATGGCGTTGCATTCATCGTCGAAGTGCTAACGGACAACAAGAACCGTGCTCTGGCAGAAGTTAAGAATGCGTTCAATAAAAATGGGGGCAGCCTGGCAAGCAACGGCGCCGTGTCATGGCAATTTGAGCAAAAGGGTTATATTACCATCACCCGCGAAGGTGTGGACTTTGACGAATTGTTCCTCGTTGCGGCTGAAGCAGGCGCAGAAGATGTCGTTGACGAAGGTGATGCGATCCTCGTCTTCACACCGCGTGAAGCTTATGGGGCTGTAGAATCCACACTGCGGGAAAATGGCTATAAGGTCGAAGACGGCGAACTGCGGTGGTTCGCACAAAATGAAACAGTTCTACCCGTCTCTAAGGCGATGCAAAACATGCGTCTGCTGGAGCGGCTAGAAGACCTTGATGACGTGCAGAGTGTTTCTTCCAACCTGGAAATCACGGAAGAACTCGCTCTGGCCTACGATGAGTAG
- the radC gene encoding RadC family protein: MTNSKPLTIQDIPANERPRERLLQHGPASLTNAELIAILLRTGTAQENAIQLATRLLAQTDGLAGLATISATQIKEIHGLGDAKAAQLLAAVELGRRLASSMGTPRICIQSAADAANLLTDMSYLKQEQIRVILLDTANQVMAIRTIYTGTVNVSIVRISELFREAIIENSPAIILAHNHPSGNPSPSPEDVALTRELIAASKLLDIAVLDHLIIGHQRWYSFQKSSSLFDA; encoded by the coding sequence ATGACCAACAGCAAGCCGCTCACCATTCAGGATATTCCAGCCAATGAACGCCCGCGCGAGCGCTTATTGCAACACGGACCGGCTTCACTGACCAATGCAGAGCTCATCGCCATTCTACTACGAACAGGCACAGCCCAGGAAAATGCGATCCAACTTGCAACACGCTTACTGGCACAGACAGATGGTTTGGCCGGCTTAGCGACAATCTCAGCGACACAGATTAAAGAGATTCATGGATTGGGCGATGCCAAAGCGGCACAATTGTTAGCGGCAGTGGAATTAGGACGACGCCTCGCGAGCAGCATGGGCACACCTCGTATCTGCATTCAATCCGCGGCAGATGCGGCTAACTTGCTCACGGATATGAGCTATCTCAAACAAGAGCAAATCCGCGTGATCTTATTAGATACAGCCAATCAGGTCATGGCGATACGGACGATCTACACTGGAACTGTCAACGTATCCATTGTGCGGATTTCAGAGTTATTCAGAGAAGCGATTATTGAAAACAGCCCGGCCATCATTCTGGCACACAACCACCCTTCTGGGAACCCAAGCCCATCGCCTGAAGATGTGGCCCTAACGCGAGAACTCATAGCAGCCAGCAAACTACTCGATATCGCCGTGTTGGATCATCTCATTATCGGTCATCAACGCTGGTACTCATTTCAGAAGTCCAGCTCGCTTTTCGACGCTTAG
- a CDS encoding zinc ribbon domain-containing protein, whose amino-acid sequence MDNLDTGVLIAIVYGGVVIAAFWLAMIIWAYRDMRARSRDGLASLLVGVMVAILTVPGLFIYIMLRPRETLSEAYERSLEEEALLQEIEEKAHCPGCGQRVDSAWQACPSCHTRLKRPCRVCNHLLELSWEICPYCASPQNQYIPEDAVVNTSRHVARRAPEPPAISDKWLANSGTSSTTQGYAASDVPQYVDDNY is encoded by the coding sequence ATGGATAATCTTGATACAGGCGTACTCATTGCGATTGTGTATGGTGGCGTCGTCATCGCTGCGTTCTGGTTGGCGATGATCATTTGGGCATACCGTGATATGCGAGCGCGATCACGCGATGGGCTGGCTAGCTTATTGGTTGGCGTAATGGTGGCTATTCTGACGGTGCCGGGGCTGTTTATCTATATCATGCTTCGCCCGCGTGAAACACTTTCAGAAGCTTATGAGCGTTCTCTGGAAGAAGAAGCCCTGTTACAAGAAATTGAAGAAAAAGCCCACTGCCCAGGTTGTGGTCAGCGTGTTGATTCAGCATGGCAAGCTTGTCCTTCATGCCATACTCGTTTAAAGCGCCCATGCCGGGTTTGTAACCACCTCCTGGAGCTATCCTGGGAGATTTGCCCCTACTGTGCTTCGCCACAGAATCAGTACATCCCAGAGGATGCTGTCGTGAATACGTCGCGCCATGTAGCACGTCGCGCACCAGAGCCGCCAGCTATCTCTGATAAATGGCTTGCGAACAGTGGCACATCCTCAACAACACAAGGCTATGCTGCTTCGGACGTGCCGCAGTATGTTGATGACAACTACTAG
- the pyk gene encoding pyruvate kinase — translation MPRPLNSKSTKVVATLGPASRDPEIIRQMIHAGMDVARINFSHGDHKTHGETIDTVRRIADEEKVNIAILCDIQGPKIRIGKVANEPLMVSPGDKITFTLDDVPGENGLISLPHPEFMKDVSVDTTLLLDDGNLQFDVVETMPRSVVCRVRIGGPLTSRKGVSAPNANLTLSAITEKDRADIEFALSKEADYIAMSFVRKADDIRQLRWLMNFFNGDAGIIAKIEMREALENIEEIIKICDGIMVARGDLGVETPAERVPVEQKRIITLCNNAAKPVITATQMLESMKSNPRPTRAEASDVYNAILDGTDAIMLSAESAAGKYPVRSVEVMNTIAITAEEEMWKSREASAVFDISDLAEESQSENISNAIGEATYHISAALNPKAIITTTLSGYTARRVARERPRTPILCMTPEAKTYRRMALVWGVHAFYVDEFNTIDEMLTVTVRAAHDAKHVRRGDLLVIIAGVPFGIAGQTNLLKVHRVGEQGEI, via the coding sequence GTGCCACGTCCATTAAATAGCAAAAGCACCAAAGTGGTGGCCACACTGGGGCCTGCCTCACGTGACCCCGAAATCATCCGGCAAATGATTCATGCCGGAATGGATGTCGCACGTATCAATTTTTCGCACGGCGACCACAAAACACATGGGGAAACCATCGATACGGTACGGCGCATTGCTGATGAGGAAAAAGTCAACATCGCGATTTTGTGCGACATACAGGGACCCAAAATCCGCATTGGTAAAGTCGCTAATGAACCCCTGATGGTCTCTCCCGGTGATAAAATCACGTTTACTCTTGATGATGTCCCCGGCGAAAATGGGCTGATCTCACTGCCACATCCGGAATTCATGAAAGATGTGTCAGTCGATACCACCCTGTTATTGGACGATGGCAACTTACAGTTCGATGTGGTCGAAACGATGCCGCGCTCTGTTGTTTGCAGGGTGCGGATTGGCGGGCCGCTGACGTCACGCAAAGGTGTGTCTGCGCCCAATGCCAATCTCACCCTGTCAGCCATTACTGAAAAAGACCGTGCAGATATCGAGTTTGCACTCAGCAAAGAAGCTGATTACATCGCGATGTCTTTCGTGCGTAAGGCCGATGACATTCGTCAGCTTCGCTGGTTGATGAACTTCTTCAATGGTGATGCCGGTATCATCGCTAAAATTGAGATGCGAGAAGCCCTGGAAAACATCGAAGAAATCATCAAGATTTGCGATGGCATCATGGTCGCACGTGGTGATCTGGGCGTCGAAACACCTGCGGAACGCGTGCCGGTGGAGCAAAAGCGCATCATTACTCTGTGTAATAATGCCGCCAAGCCCGTCATCACAGCAACCCAAATGCTAGAATCGATGAAGAGTAACCCACGCCCAACCCGCGCAGAAGCCAGCGATGTCTACAATGCCATCCTGGACGGCACTGACGCTATCATGCTCAGTGCAGAGAGTGCTGCAGGTAAGTATCCGGTGCGCTCTGTCGAAGTGATGAACACGATTGCCATCACAGCAGAAGAGGAAATGTGGAAATCGCGCGAAGCCAGTGCGGTCTTCGACATCTCCGATCTGGCGGAAGAAAGCCAATCTGAGAACATCAGCAATGCCATTGGCGAAGCCACTTACCACATCTCAGCAGCGCTCAACCCCAAAGCCATCATCACAACAACGCTTTCTGGCTATACAGCTCGACGCGTCGCCCGTGAGCGTCCTCGCACACCAATTCTGTGCATGACGCCAGAAGCCAAAACATACCGCCGCATGGCCCTGGTCTGGGGTGTGCACGCGTTCTATGTGGATGAATTCAATACAATTGATGAGATGCTAACGGTTACTGTCCGCGCCGCACATGATGCCAAACACGTCCGTCGTGGCGACTTACTCGTCATTATCGCAGGCGTGCCATTTGGCATCGCTGGCCAGACAAACCTACTGAAAGTACACCGCGTTGGGGAACAAGGCGAAATCTAA
- the eno gene encoding phosphopyruvate hydratase, which translates to MSIIESIYGREVLDSRGNPTVEVEVYLEDGTMGRAIVPSGASTGEYEAIELRDGDKARFGGKGVLKAVAAVNETIAEELAGMSVFEQKVIDEYMLELDGTPNKARLGANAILGVSMAVAHAAANSLGLPLYAYLGGPHAHVLPVPMMNIMNGGKHAAGSTDFQEFMVMPVGAPTFREAVRWGSEIYQTLKKVIHDKGFSTAVGDEGGFAPSLGSNQAALDVIMEAIEKAGYKAGEEIFIALDPATSEIYEDGYYNLAIEGKKLTGEEMVEFWADWCSRYPIISIEDGLSENDWENWSKLVARIGDRVQIVGDDLLVTNTEKVERAIREKAANSLLFKVNQIGSLTEAFASAQLAQRHNMTVVTSHRSGETEDTTISDLAVALNAGQIKTGAPARTDRVAKYNQLMRIEEMLGSAAKYAGVAAFTNLNKDI; encoded by the coding sequence ATGTCCATTATCGAGAGTATATATGGTCGCGAAGTTCTTGACTCTCGCGGCAACCCAACGGTCGAAGTAGAAGTCTATCTGGAAGACGGCACGATGGGTCGTGCAATTGTCCCCAGTGGTGCTTCGACTGGTGAATACGAAGCCATCGAACTACGCGATGGCGATAAAGCTCGCTTTGGCGGCAAGGGTGTCCTGAAAGCTGTCGCAGCAGTTAATGAAACAATTGCTGAAGAACTGGCTGGCATGTCTGTCTTTGAACAAAAAGTCATTGACGAATACATGCTGGAACTGGATGGCACCCCGAACAAAGCACGCCTTGGCGCAAACGCCATCCTGGGTGTTTCCATGGCTGTGGCTCACGCAGCCGCCAATAGTCTCGGACTACCCCTCTATGCTTACCTGGGTGGCCCGCATGCCCATGTCCTGCCTGTACCCATGATGAACATTATGAATGGTGGCAAGCATGCTGCTGGCAGCACAGACTTCCAGGAATTCATGGTGATGCCCGTTGGTGCGCCGACCTTCCGCGAAGCGGTACGTTGGGGTTCTGAAATCTATCAAACCCTGAAGAAGGTCATCCATGATAAAGGCTTCTCTACCGCTGTGGGTGACGAAGGTGGTTTCGCTCCTAGCCTCGGCAGCAATCAGGCTGCTCTGGACGTCATCATGGAAGCTATCGAAAAAGCTGGTTACAAAGCTGGTGAAGAAATCTTCATCGCCCTGGACCCCGCGACTTCGGAAATTTACGAAGATGGTTATTACAACCTCGCCATCGAAGGTAAAAAGCTCACCGGCGAAGAAATGGTCGAATTCTGGGCCGACTGGTGTAGCCGCTACCCCATCATTTCCATTGAAGATGGCCTGAGCGAAAACGACTGGGAAAACTGGTCAAAACTAGTCGCCCGTATTGGTGATCGCGTTCAGATCGTCGGTGATGATCTGCTCGTAACCAACACAGAAAAAGTCGAACGTGCTATCCGCGAAAAGGCTGCGAACTCCCTGCTCTTCAAGGTCAACCAGATTGGTTCGTTGACAGAAGCCTTCGCTTCTGCACAATTGGCACAACGTCATAACATGACTGTTGTCACCAGCCACCGGAGTGGTGAAACAGAAGATACCACCATCTCAGACCTGGCTGTTGCTCTGAATGCTGGTCAGATCAAGACAGGTGCACCAGCTCGTACAGACCGTGTTGCGAAGTACAACCAGCTGATGCGCATCGAAGAAATGCTCGGCAGTGCTGCGAAGTATGCAGGTGTTGCTGCCTTCACAAACCTGAACAAAGATATCTAA
- a CDS encoding cysteine desulfurase family protein, whose translation MTKRSVYLDHSATTPTDPRVVEAMLPYFTDYYGNASSVHQSGRKAERAIENARETISEVLNCKPKEIIFTSGGSESDNLALRGTALAIRAAEGRDQLLTTPVEHSAVGRTIQQLVDYMGFQHIVLPVDSYGAVRGEDFADALTDRTAIASVMYVNNEVGTMMPIPLLADQARERNVLFHTDAVQAAGQLNLDVQALGVDMMSLSAHKFYGPKGVGALYVRDGIDLVPSQSGGSHESGRRAGTLNTPGIVGMAKALELANQEREVRVAHYTRMRDLLIEGVLTKVPDAHLTGHPEDRLPSHASFVFDEVDGNRLLIHLDMKGVAASSASACKTGNPEPSGVLLAMGYDPTLALSSLRTTVGKDTTEEDISYAVDVIADSVEKLRMLNRALS comes from the coding sequence GTGACAAAACGCAGCGTATACCTCGACCATTCCGCGACGACGCCAACCGATCCTCGCGTTGTCGAAGCGATGCTTCCATACTTCACAGATTATTATGGTAATGCTTCCTCAGTTCACCAATCAGGGCGCAAAGCTGAACGCGCCATCGAAAATGCGCGTGAAACGATTTCGGAAGTGTTGAATTGTAAACCCAAGGAGATCATTTTTACCAGCGGTGGATCTGAAAGTGATAATCTGGCCCTGAGAGGGACTGCTTTAGCGATCCGGGCAGCAGAAGGTAGAGATCAATTATTGACCACACCTGTTGAGCACTCAGCCGTTGGCCGGACAATTCAACAACTCGTTGATTATATGGGCTTCCAGCATATTGTGCTGCCAGTGGATAGCTATGGTGCTGTTAGGGGTGAGGATTTTGCCGACGCGCTGACTGATCGAACTGCTATCGCGAGTGTCATGTATGTCAATAACGAAGTCGGGACGATGATGCCTATTCCGCTTTTGGCAGACCAAGCGCGAGAACGGAATGTTTTGTTTCATACGGATGCCGTCCAGGCGGCGGGCCAATTGAACTTAGATGTGCAGGCTTTGGGTGTAGATATGATGAGCCTTTCAGCACATAAATTTTATGGCCCAAAGGGTGTAGGGGCACTCTATGTGCGTGATGGCATTGACCTGGTGCCGAGCCAATCCGGCGGCAGCCATGAGAGCGGGCGGCGTGCGGGTACGCTCAATACGCCCGGTATTGTTGGCATGGCTAAAGCCCTGGAGCTGGCTAATCAAGAGCGTGAGGTGCGTGTTGCGCATTATACGCGTATGCGCGATCTGCTGATTGAGGGGGTGCTTACGAAGGTGCCTGACGCGCACTTGACAGGGCATCCCGAGGATCGCTTGCCGTCTCATGCCAGCTTCGTATTTGATGAGGTCGATGGCAACCGCCTTCTGATTCATCTGGATATGAAGGGCGTAGCGGCCAGCAGTGCAAGTGCTTGTAAAACAGGCAATCCGGAGCCATCCGGCGTTTTATTGGCGATGGGCTACGATCCGACGTTAGCACTCAGCAGCTTGCGCACCACGGTTGGTAAGGATACGACTGAAGAGGACATCTCATATGCAGTCGATGTCATTGCAGACTCGGTCGAAAAACTGCGAATGTTGAATAGAGCACTGAGTTAA
- the mnmA gene encoding tRNA 2-thiouridine(34) synthase MnmA has product MSHEDKRVVVAMSGGVDSSVAAAILVEQGYDVVGMMMRLWSDEAMGGAEHNRCCTPEQMADAERIANHLGIPFYVLDTKDVFRNTVVEYFIDGHRQGFTPNPCMECNRHIRFDYLLKNALALDADYLATGHYARIHQSPDGSYLLKKGLDERKDQSYVLSVMGQAQLSKTLFPVGEYPKTEVRELAARFGLRVESKKDSQDLCFLGKNDYRDFLNVHAPEIMSPGPIVVRDGTVIGEHSGLANYTIGQRKGLGLDTNEAMYVIAMNPYRNALVVGPREDLGQMALYAHRMNWVSGQMPTEPFRAEVKIRYKAKAQPALVEPLADGRMHVQFDEPLRDITPGQGAVVYDGEACLGGGIIERKSDARLN; this is encoded by the coding sequence ATGAGTCATGAAGATAAGCGCGTTGTCGTTGCGATGAGTGGCGGCGTTGATAGCTCCGTTGCGGCTGCGATTCTGGTAGAGCAGGGCTATGATGTCGTTGGTATGATGATGCGGCTCTGGTCTGATGAAGCGATGGGCGGCGCAGAACATAATCGCTGTTGTACGCCGGAACAAATGGCGGATGCTGAACGTATTGCCAATCATCTGGGTATCCCATTCTATGTTCTAGATACGAAAGATGTGTTTCGCAATACGGTCGTTGAATATTTTATTGATGGGCATCGTCAGGGATTTACGCCGAATCCTTGCATGGAATGTAACCGTCATATTCGCTTTGATTATCTGCTGAAGAATGCCCTTGCATTAGATGCTGATTACTTGGCGACAGGGCACTACGCCCGCATACATCAGTCGCCGGATGGCAGTTACCTGCTTAAAAAGGGCCTTGATGAGCGTAAAGACCAGAGCTATGTGCTCAGTGTGATGGGGCAGGCCCAGCTTAGCAAGACGCTATTCCCGGTGGGAGAGTACCCTAAGACAGAAGTGCGTGAATTGGCGGCGCGGTTTGGCTTACGCGTCGAGAGCAAGAAGGATAGCCAGGATTTGTGCTTCCTGGGAAAGAACGATTATCGTGACTTTTTAAATGTTCATGCACCGGAGATTATGTCCCCTGGGCCGATTGTTGTGCGCGATGGGACTGTCATTGGTGAGCACAGTGGCCTGGCGAATTATACAATTGGTCAGCGTAAAGGCCTGGGTTTAGATACCAATGAAGCGATGTATGTCATTGCCATGAACCCGTATCGGAATGCGCTGGTTGTCGGCCCAAGAGAAGACCTGGGACAGATGGCGTTGTATGCTCATCGTATGAACTGGGTATCGGGGCAGATGCCAACGGAGCCATTCCGCGCGGAAGTTAAAATTCGCTATAAGGCAAAGGCCCAGCCTGCTCTAGTGGAGCCATTAGCAGATGGCCGTATGCATGTGCAATTTGATGAGCCGCTGCGTGATATTACGCCGGGGCAGGGCGCGGTTGTCTATGATGGAGAGGCCTGCCTGGGTGGTGGCATCATTGAGCGCAAAAGCGATGCGCGCTTAAATTAA
- a CDS encoding prepilin peptidase, translated as MLLEVVIVILIGWIAGIVVNALADELPYRRNPTLPLYPDGTPRPITAWSGMTAFLLNQRKPETPQPNPERERIYEGEPRLSWRYPLTEILTIFLMLLALNASQQMETPVPTLQLVLWFIYMAILALIIVIDIEHKLILFVVIVPSCILAIVDALILPVPQPNIQDALIGAAIGFGTFYLFYRGGFLFTYIMGKMRGQEINTVAFGYGDVMMITLTGLLVGTIHVIVALFLTVIFGAIGALLYIIARSVLGSRYRAFTALPYGPYIVAATVIMLLYGQPVRYALMGF; from the coding sequence ATGTTACTAGAAGTCGTCATCGTTATATTGATCGGGTGGATTGCCGGTATTGTCGTTAATGCGCTGGCTGATGAGCTGCCTTATCGTCGCAACCCCACCCTGCCGCTTTATCCAGATGGCACGCCACGACCGATTACAGCATGGTCAGGCATGACTGCCTTTTTACTGAACCAACGAAAGCCAGAGACACCTCAACCAAATCCAGAGCGTGAGCGCATCTATGAAGGTGAGCCAAGGCTCTCCTGGCGCTACCCCCTGACGGAAATTCTCACCATTTTCCTGATGCTCCTGGCATTGAATGCAAGCCAGCAGATGGAAACACCTGTGCCGACTTTGCAACTTGTGCTGTGGTTTATTTACATGGCTATCCTGGCACTCATCATTGTGATTGATATTGAGCACAAGTTGATCTTGTTCGTTGTCATCGTACCATCGTGTATTCTGGCTATCGTAGACGCCCTGATCCTGCCTGTACCGCAGCCAAATATCCAAGATGCCCTGATTGGCGCAGCCATTGGCTTTGGGACATTCTACCTGTTTTATAGGGGCGGGTTTCTATTCACGTATATCATGGGCAAAATGCGTGGGCAGGAAATTAACACAGTCGCTTTCGGCTATGGCGATGTCATGATGATTACGCTGACAGGCTTACTTGTAGGGACGATACACGTCATCGTCGCGCTTTTCCTGACGGTGATTTTCGGCGCGATTGGCGCCCTACTCTACATTATCGCCCGGTCCGTTCTCGGCAGCCGCTATAGGGCCTTTACAGCGCTCCCATACGGGCCTTACATCGTCGCAGCGACCGTCATCATGCTGCTTTACGGCCAGCCCGTTCGTTATGCGCTGATGGGCTTTTAA
- a CDS encoding Mov34/MPN/PAD-1 family protein, translating to MPDLLSVPPTHLQLSREQVLWLTEQIAQHPGEEVCGLIAGRGATAARFIAIPNRSQTPQTHFQMDENKLFQALKSIDDAQETLLATYHTHPKPHSASRPSQADIVTLGRDWPHTLHVIAVHKQRDLHLKAWHIAPDEVISVPITVDSALSPPVIQERLSSAQQVAIILATILSVALVVIIAITLLPPPPDLTLPLR from the coding sequence ATGCCTGATCTGCTAAGCGTACCGCCCACTCATTTACAACTGAGCCGTGAGCAAGTCCTCTGGCTAACTGAGCAGATAGCACAACATCCCGGTGAGGAAGTTTGTGGGCTTATCGCCGGGCGAGGGGCAACAGCCGCGCGCTTTATTGCGATCCCCAATCGGTCGCAAACACCGCAGACGCATTTCCAGATGGATGAGAATAAGCTCTTCCAGGCCCTTAAATCCATTGATGACGCCCAGGAGACACTCCTGGCGACGTATCATACACATCCTAAGCCACATAGTGCCTCCAGGCCTTCACAGGCCGATATTGTTACACTAGGGCGCGATTGGCCTCATACGCTGCATGTCATTGCAGTGCACAAACAGCGCGATTTACACCTCAAAGCATGGCATATTGCACCAGATGAGGTTATTTCAGTCCCTATTACAGTTGATTCTGCGCTATCTCCCCCCGTAATCCAGGAACGTTTATCCAGTGCGCAGCAAGTTGCGATTATACTAGCAACTATATTATCCGTAGCACTGGTGGTCATTATCGCCATCACGCTGCTGCCACCGCCGCCGGACCTCACACTTCCGCTGCGGTAA
- a CDS encoding ACT domain-containing protein, which produces MAQTVEEILAAAKLYTDEGIYAVVKLPSQAITPAAGVIAEVGEAFSALIVDKDEITLILDVEAYEEYQRRLRGHEANIGYWRLITFDIELESDLVGFMAVVSKTLADVGISFLALAAYSRDHILVPEAKFEAAMTALTQLQESLR; this is translated from the coding sequence ATGGCGCAAACTGTAGAAGAAATCCTTGCAGCAGCCAAACTCTATACAGATGAGGGCATCTATGCCGTTGTCAAACTGCCAAGTCAGGCGATTACGCCCGCTGCTGGCGTCATAGCTGAAGTTGGCGAGGCATTTTCGGCGCTCATTGTCGATAAAGATGAAATCACGCTCATTCTGGATGTCGAAGCCTACGAAGAATACCAACGGCGCCTGCGGGGCCACGAAGCAAATATTGGCTATTGGCGACTCATTACATTCGACATCGAACTAGAGAGCGATCTCGTTGGATTTATGGCTGTCGTCAGCAAAACACTTGCTGATGTTGGCATTTCATTTTTAGCTCTCGCTGCCTACTCACGCGATCATATTCTGGTGCCAGAAGCGAAGTTTGAAGCAGCGATGACTGCACTCACTCAACTACAGGAATCCCTTCGCTAA
- a CDS encoding ParB N-terminal domain-containing protein has translation MQHPTQDAPTPTLRIIPVKDIHPHEVHDPQRSEPLIQRIAKAEYLTNPIIVTPAGDGKNYVVLDGANRYQVFSRLDYPRILAQVVDYASPHVDLHIWQHVVSHWSESNFIAELKKWEGIEVAHGWAPESEYVARLILRNGDVLSILARIDTLAQRNAILRDLVSLYQKNGTLHRSAAPDPAEVWTLYPRAIALVQFPHYQPQDILLAAQNDALLPPGVSRHIIHGRALKVNYPMADLLDESISVEQANMVLQAWLQGKLEKRAIRYYAESTYQFDE, from the coding sequence ATGCAGCACCCGACGCAGGATGCGCCTACGCCGACACTTCGTATCATCCCAGTGAAGGATATTCATCCACACGAAGTTCATGATCCCCAGCGTTCTGAGCCGCTTATACAACGTATCGCCAAGGCCGAATATCTGACAAACCCCATCATTGTCACACCAGCAGGTGATGGCAAGAATTACGTGGTGCTTGATGGTGCCAATCGATACCAGGTCTTTAGCAGGCTAGACTATCCACGGATTCTAGCGCAAGTCGTTGATTATGCATCACCCCATGTAGATCTTCACATATGGCAGCATGTCGTTAGTCATTGGAGCGAAAGCAACTTCATAGCTGAACTGAAGAAGTGGGAAGGCATTGAAGTTGCCCATGGGTGGGCACCAGAATCCGAGTACGTCGCCAGATTGATCTTACGTAACGGCGATGTCCTCTCGATACTCGCCCGCATCGATACACTCGCACAGCGCAATGCCATTCTGCGCGATCTCGTCAGCCTCTACCAAAAAAATGGCACATTGCATCGGTCCGCAGCACCAGACCCTGCAGAAGTATGGACACTTTATCCAAGAGCCATCGCACTTGTGCAGTTTCCACATTACCAACCGCAAGACATCCTTCTCGCTGCACAAAATGATGCTCTGCTCCCCCCAGGCGTGAGTCGTCACATCATTCACGGTCGCGCACTAAAAGTCAACTATCCTATGGCGGATTTGCTGGATGAATCCATATCGGTTGAGCAAGCTAACATGGTTTTGCAAGCATGGCTACAAGGCAAGCTGGAAAAAAGGGCCATTCGCTATTATGCTGAAAGCACATATCAATTTGATGAATAG